A genomic region of Oryza glaberrima chromosome 1, OglaRS2, whole genome shotgun sequence contains the following coding sequences:
- the LOC127763028 gene encoding uncharacterized protein LOC127763028 isoform X2, which translates to MALQPFTDDLLAEILLRLPSAASLQRAALASKCWLAVASGPDFLRRFRARHTSSPLLGLFVSHGSSGLPVFHPAATVRSDPDLGAAVLGGDFSLIRVGDGEDPRWQLRDCRNGRLLLCGGRSVAVYDPVSRRRVSIRRPQDDPFSDAYIADCLLHGRGDNGAASFRVVSVQRHGRRMRAAEYNSGTREWNFHPWVENMRRPRRGQAMHAAGIIFWKCEDNFVILLDTLTMEFSMLGLPVSLFQPSKYAIGEMEDGVCCLVCLDGTMDNVHMQVWLLMEEDGGGRRWELEKEMPVSEVLDRHSLVRQVRTVASGLVLVSWDDRYPQFAIDLKNMKVMAEFRCSGETYLFQTPWPPALLVDSEYVEPLQMIATQNMMKHVNLAAERTDVVNSEGPLDLVLEPHGPLDAQQAMAAEAETLVVTADLKLVRSTEAQNQSVAEKPEIMKGPEVPVSKRSMSRLEKRRGERYESALHKAMERKARYMGGVEQLSTSLGRNYRRSEKPIVVDSSYERYYQCRQRREKPIVVDSRYGKYYQRRQRRPAAGVQAR; encoded by the exons ATGGCATTGCAGCCATTTAccgacgacctcctcgccgaGATCCTTCTCCGCCTCCCGTCGGCGGCCTCCCTCCAACGCGCCGCGCTAGCCTCCAAGTGctggctcgccgtcgcctccggccCCGACTTCCTCCGCCGATTCCGCGCCCGCCACACCTCGTCGCCTCTCCTCGGCCTGTTCGTCTCCCACGGGAGCTCCGGCCTCCCCGTGTTCCACCCCGCCGCGACCGTCCGCTCCGACCCCGACCTCGGCGCCGCGGTACTCGGGGGCGACTTCTCGCTCATCCGCGTCGGGGACGGCGAGGATCCCCGCTGGCAACTCCGGGACTGCCGCAACGGCCGCCTGCTCCTCTGCGGAGGTAGATCCGTCGCCGTCTACGACCCGGTGTCCCGCCGGCGCGTCTCCATCCGCCGCCCACAGGACGACCCCTTCTCGGACGCCTACATTGCCGACTGCTTGCTGCACGGGCGCGGCGACAACGGCGCGGCGTCGTTCCGCGTGGTGTCCGTGCAGCGCCATGGCCGGAGGATGCGCGCCGCGGAGTACAACTCCGGTACTCGAGAGTGGAACTTCCACCCGTGGGTGGAAAACATGAGGCGGCCTCGCCGGGGCCAGGCGATGCATGCGGCGGGGATTATCTTCTGGAAATGCGAGGACAATTTTGTGATATTGCTTGACACGCTCACGATGGAATTCTCCATGCTCGGTCTCCCTGTAAGCTTGTTCCAGCCTTCCAAGTACGCCATAGGGGAGATGGAGGATGGCGTGTGCTGCCTTGTATGCCTTGATGGCACCATGGACAACGTCCACATGCAAGTGTGGCTGCTCATGGAGGAGGACGGTGGTGGCAGGAGGTGGGAATTGGAGAAGGAAATGCCGGTTAGTGAAGTGCTTGACAGGCATTCCCTGGTGCGACAAGTCCGAACAGTGGCTAGTGGATTGGTTCTTGTTTCCTGGGATGACCGCTATCCTCAATTTGCCATTGACCTGAAGAATATGAAGGTCATGGCTGAGTTTAGGTGCAGCGGCGAGACTTATCTTTTCCAAACGCCATGGCCACCCGCTTTGTTGGTCGATAGCG AATATGTGGAGCCGCTTCAGATGATCGCTACTCAGAACATGATGAAACATGTTAATCTTGCTGCAGAGAGAACTGATGTTGTGAATTCAGAG GGCCCATTGGATTTGGTATTGGAACCACATGGCCCACTGGACGCACAACAAGCTATGGCTGCTGAAGCGGAGACCTTGGTGGTAACAGCAGACCTGAAATTAGTCAGGTCTACTGAAGCACAAAACCAGTCAGTAGCTGAAAAACCTGAG ATCATGAAGGGGCCTGAAGTCCCAGTTTCGAAAAGGAGCATGTCACgtttggaaaaaagaagaggggaaagataTGAGAGTGCTCTCCACAAGGCAATGGAGAGGAAAGCTCGTTACATGGGTGGTGTGGAACAGCTTAGTACTTCTCTTGGAAGAAACTACAGAAGATCAGAGAAGCCAATTGTTGTGGACTCTAGTTACGAGAGATACTACCAGTGTCGTCAACGTCGAGAGAAGCCAATTGTTGTGGACTCTCGTTACGGTAAATACTACCAGCGTCGTCAACGACGACCAGCCGCAGGAGTTCAGGCAAGGTGA
- the LOC127763028 gene encoding uncharacterized protein LOC127763028 isoform X1 codes for MALQPFTDDLLAEILLRLPSAASLQRAALASKCWLAVASGPDFLRRFRARHTSSPLLGLFVSHGSSGLPVFHPAATVRSDPDLGAAVLGGDFSLIRVGDGEDPRWQLRDCRNGRLLLCGGRSVAVYDPVSRRRVSIRRPQDDPFSDAYIADCLLHGRGDNGAASFRVVSVQRHGRRMRAAEYNSGTREWNFHPWVENMRRPRRGQAMHAAGIIFWKCEDNFVILLDTLTMEFSMLGLPVSLFQPSKYAIGEMEDGVCCLVCLDGTMDNVHMQVWLLMEEDGGGRRWELEKEMPVSEVLDRHSLVRQVRTVASGLVLVSWDDRYPQFAIDLKNMKVMAEFRCSGETYLFQTPWPPALLVDSEVQPADLAIPLQSAEYVEPLQMIATQNMMKHVNLAAERTDVVNSEGPLDLVLEPHGPLDAQQAMAAEAETLVVTADLKLVRSTEAQNQSVAEKPEIMKGPEVPVSKRSMSRLEKRRGERYESALHKAMERKARYMGGVEQLSTSLGRNYRRSEKPIVVDSSYERYYQCRQRREKPIVVDSRYGKYYQRRQRRPAAGVQAR; via the exons ATGGCATTGCAGCCATTTAccgacgacctcctcgccgaGATCCTTCTCCGCCTCCCGTCGGCGGCCTCCCTCCAACGCGCCGCGCTAGCCTCCAAGTGctggctcgccgtcgcctccggccCCGACTTCCTCCGCCGATTCCGCGCCCGCCACACCTCGTCGCCTCTCCTCGGCCTGTTCGTCTCCCACGGGAGCTCCGGCCTCCCCGTGTTCCACCCCGCCGCGACCGTCCGCTCCGACCCCGACCTCGGCGCCGCGGTACTCGGGGGCGACTTCTCGCTCATCCGCGTCGGGGACGGCGAGGATCCCCGCTGGCAACTCCGGGACTGCCGCAACGGCCGCCTGCTCCTCTGCGGAGGTAGATCCGTCGCCGTCTACGACCCGGTGTCCCGCCGGCGCGTCTCCATCCGCCGCCCACAGGACGACCCCTTCTCGGACGCCTACATTGCCGACTGCTTGCTGCACGGGCGCGGCGACAACGGCGCGGCGTCGTTCCGCGTGGTGTCCGTGCAGCGCCATGGCCGGAGGATGCGCGCCGCGGAGTACAACTCCGGTACTCGAGAGTGGAACTTCCACCCGTGGGTGGAAAACATGAGGCGGCCTCGCCGGGGCCAGGCGATGCATGCGGCGGGGATTATCTTCTGGAAATGCGAGGACAATTTTGTGATATTGCTTGACACGCTCACGATGGAATTCTCCATGCTCGGTCTCCCTGTAAGCTTGTTCCAGCCTTCCAAGTACGCCATAGGGGAGATGGAGGATGGCGTGTGCTGCCTTGTATGCCTTGATGGCACCATGGACAACGTCCACATGCAAGTGTGGCTGCTCATGGAGGAGGACGGTGGTGGCAGGAGGTGGGAATTGGAGAAGGAAATGCCGGTTAGTGAAGTGCTTGACAGGCATTCCCTGGTGCGACAAGTCCGAACAGTGGCTAGTGGATTGGTTCTTGTTTCCTGGGATGACCGCTATCCTCAATTTGCCATTGACCTGAAGAATATGAAGGTCATGGCTGAGTTTAGGTGCAGCGGCGAGACTTATCTTTTCCAAACGCCATGGCCACCCGCTTTGTTGGTCGATAGCG AGGTTCAACCAGCGGATTTGGCTATTCCTTTACAATCTGCAGAATATGTGGAGCCGCTTCAGATGATCGCTACTCAGAACATGATGAAACATGTTAATCTTGCTGCAGAGAGAACTGATGTTGTGAATTCAGAG GGCCCATTGGATTTGGTATTGGAACCACATGGCCCACTGGACGCACAACAAGCTATGGCTGCTGAAGCGGAGACCTTGGTGGTAACAGCAGACCTGAAATTAGTCAGGTCTACTGAAGCACAAAACCAGTCAGTAGCTGAAAAACCTGAG ATCATGAAGGGGCCTGAAGTCCCAGTTTCGAAAAGGAGCATGTCACgtttggaaaaaagaagaggggaaagataTGAGAGTGCTCTCCACAAGGCAATGGAGAGGAAAGCTCGTTACATGGGTGGTGTGGAACAGCTTAGTACTTCTCTTGGAAGAAACTACAGAAGATCAGAGAAGCCAATTGTTGTGGACTCTAGTTACGAGAGATACTACCAGTGTCGTCAACGTCGAGAGAAGCCAATTGTTGTGGACTCTCGTTACGGTAAATACTACCAGCGTCGTCAACGACGACCAGCCGCAGGAGTTCAGGCAAGGTGA